From a region of the Anoplopoma fimbria isolate UVic2021 breed Golden Eagle Sablefish chromosome 16, Afim_UVic_2022, whole genome shotgun sequence genome:
- the ankrd10b gene encoding ankyrin repeat domain-containing protein 10b: MSVGLESGFSSEEVLNSRFPLHRACRDGDVGALCSLLQCVSSPADLAVEDTFYGWTPVHWAAHFGKLECVMRLVQVGCGVNAVTSRFAQTPIHIAAFGGHPECLLWLLQAGADINRQDYVGESPIHKAARAGSLECINALLIQGAKADMRNASGLTAADLAHAQGFQECAEILSNAQNFQQNMAQSHNGTFLNGTIQNGGHARPIIQGRSFSNGVPNRKRSFDGMEANPGKKARPSGLGLPPELLNGNGPLGGAGGAQVESMNMELAATVTSVAGEDFSSNGHNQPEPFECYPSAEIQQGQLVYSDYSENNSNAGSQVEHQKSVKAEQFYDHAFFTTMLLYHGS; the protein is encoded by the exons ATGTCGGTGGGTTTGGAGTCTGGGTTCTCGAGCGAGGAGGTGCTGAACAGCCGCTTCCCTCTCCATCGGGCGTGCAGGGATGGAGACGTCGGTGCCTTGTGCTCCCTCCTTCAGTGCGTCTCCAGCCCGGCTGACCTCGCGGTGGAGGACACCTTCTACGGCTGGACGCCCGTACACTGGGCCGCTCATTTCGGAAAG CTGGAGTGTGTGATGCGTCTGGTTCAGGTGGGCTGTGGGGTGAATGCGGTGACCTCCAGGTTTGCACAGACGCCCATTCACATTGCTGCATTTGGGGGCCACCCTGAGTGCTTGTTATGGCTACTCCAAGCTGGTGCAGATATTAACAGACAG GACTATGTGGGCGAGTCGCCCATCCACAAGGCTGCTCGTGCGGGCAGTCTGGAGTGCATCAACGCTCTCTTGATTCAGGGAGCGAAAGCTGA TATGAGGAATGCCAGTGGGCTGACTGCTGCTGACCTGGCCCACGCCCAGGGATTCCAGGAGTGCGCAGAGATTCTCTCCAATGCCCAGAATTTCCAACAAAACATGGCCCAGTCCCATAACGGGACTTTTCTGAATGGCACAATCCAGAACGGGGGCCACGCTCGTCCCATCATCCAGGGACGCAGCTTCTCCAATGGCGTGCCCAACAGAAAGAGGTCGTTTGATGGCATGGAAGCAAACCCAGGGAAGAAGGCTAGACCTAGCG GTCTGGGCTTGCCACCAGAACTGCTTAATGGGAATGGGCCACTGGGTGGAGCTGGAGGGGCCCAGGTGGAAAGCATGAACATGGAGTTGGCAGCGACTGTAACTTCAG tgGCAGGTGAGGATTTTTCCTCAAATGGTCACAATCAACCCGAACCATTTGAGTGTTACCCATCAGCAGAAATCCAACAAGGCCAACTCGTTTACAGTGACTATTCTGAGAACAACAGCAATGCCGGCAGCCAGGTTGAGCACCAGAAGTCTGTGAAAGCAGAGCAGTTTTATGACCATGCCTTCTTCACCACCATGCTTCTTTACCATGGATCCTAA